The Chitinivibrionales bacterium DNA segment AGGAGATGCTCATCCCGGAAAAGGGAGTGTCCCAGCCGGTAAAAAATGCGCAACCCGCAAAAACCGACACGGCCAAGGTGGCGGTGCAAACGGCTGCCGATACCGCAAAACCTGCCGCGGCTACCGCGGCAAAGCAGGCGGTGAGCCGCGATACGGCAAGAACAGCGGCGGCTCCGGCCGCGGCGGACACGTCGGCCAGGGCAACGCCAGCGCCTGCCGCTGCGGCACAGCCGCCGGCAGCGCCGGCAAAGACCATTAGAATAGAAGAGGCCCGTCCCATCAATTTTGCCAAGAACCTCAAGGAATACCGCTCGCCAAAACTTGCCATGCTCCTGTCCCTGTGCATTCCCGGCCTGGGGCAGGCATACATTAAAGATTATTGGCGGGCTGGCGTGTACGTGGTTGCCGAGGCGGCCGTCATCGGCGTCAGCGTGTTGTACTCGAGCAAGGGGAAGGACAAATACAACCAGGCAACGGCATTCGCGAACGGGAGATTCTCGGGCGACAAGATGAAGACTTATTACAATGATCTGAAAAATTTCCTCATTTCAGATGGTGTGCTTGATTCGGGAGGTATCCAGACAGCGCTCGATAACATTTCCGGGGACGGGCTTGTAAGTTTCATGCACGCCTGCAGCACAAAAACGCAGGATTTCTACCGCGACATCCAGGACAAGGCCTATACGCAGGGATGGAACGATTGCCAGCCTACGCTCGCGGAAATACAAAATTATGCGACCCCGGGCGGGCAGCTTCAGGATCAACCTAATTACCTGTATAAGTATTACAGAAACAACGACTCGCTCGGCCTGTCGTATTACATCACCATCAAGAACAAGGACAACGGCGCTACCATAGCTGATGGCGACATGCAATACGGCTATTCCGCCGACCAGCGCACGTACCGTACGCTCATGTCGCAGTCCAACGACAATTACAAGACCGCCACCACCGTGCTGTTCCTCCTCCTCATCAACCACGTGGTGAGCGCGGTGGACGCCTTGATAAGTGCGAATGTTTACAACGCGGACCTGCTCGGCAAGCAGACGTTCTGGCACCATATCGACCTGCAGACCGGCGTTGCGGGCCGCGACATGCTGATCGCCCCCGGAATCACCATGAACTTTCGGTTTTAGCCATGCCGCACCGCGCCATCATCGCCGTGATCCTTCTTGCGACCGCCTGCCTGTTGCCGGCGCGGGCCCAGGTGACTGTCGAGCAGGACGTCACCACCGATACCGTCGACCTGTTCGCGAAAAACGCCGCCGCGCCGAAAAAATCGGCCGTGCTCGCCATGTGCGCGTCCGTGATCCTTCCCGGCCTCGGCCACCAGTACCTCGGCGACGACGCCAAGGCGCTCATCTATTATTCCGCGGAGGCGCTGTTCATCTTCGGCGCCATCGCATGCGACCATTATTCGAAAACGATTTTCAACAGCGCCAAGGCGTACGCGTGGGAGCACGCACAGGCCCAGGGCGGACAGGGCGCCGACGACAACTTCTGGAACAACGTGGGCCAGTACGACGAGTCCGACGGCTATAACGAGAACATGGCGCGCGGCTACAACGAGCAGATGGAACTCATCTACCGCGACCAGGAAAAGGACTACCTCACGCCCAACCTGCAGTGGCATTGGGACGATCCCGCCAACCGTAAAACATACAACGGCTTCTTGCAGCAGTCCCTGAGCTGGCAGGTGGCATCGTCGTTTTTCCTCGGCGCCATGGTGCTTGACCGCCTCGTAGCGTTCATCGACGCGCGGGTAACGGCAAAGAACATGGAGACAAAGGCGCTTTCGTCAATCAAATTTGTTCCCCAATACGATCCGCAGGCGCGGGCCTCGGGTTTGACGTTGAATATTAGTTTCTGATCAAATATTTGGAAAACCTTCCCTTCGCAACGCATCCACTGCGGTATGCCGCTGCGCGGCGATTAAAAAAAATGGGGATTTTTATCCCTGACGGCAAGGGCAAACAACACGATAAAGCGCTGTGAGGACACCTTACTCTTTAGGAACGATACAATGATCGTCTTGTCGGGCCCTGATCACATTCCCATATGTTTCAACAGCCCGAAAACGATAAACACCGGCCACACGATCGCCTTGAGAAAACCCAGCACGCCGACCCAGAACGTTGCGGCATGGGAAAGATAATAAATCACCGCGCCGATGAAGCCAAGGCCGTACACGGCGCCGGAACCTGAGTTATGGTAGGATCTGCTCATGGTTGTCCTCCTGTAAGTGGTGTCGTATCCAAATGTAAATTATTTCATGGTTTTGTTTTGAGATTGTATGAATTTCATTGATTGTTTAAAATACTCTCTAACATTTAAGCATAAATGTTTCTTCCAATTTTCTCCGGAGTCATTCCTTGAATTCGCCCATTCTGCTATTGCATAGCCAATTCCTTCTTCCAGCAAATAACCCTGAGTTTGGCCGCGGGGGTTGTTACAATGAGCATTTTCTTTAGCGGGTCTGAGGGCCGGCCAGGCCCTTCCATATCTTGAATTTGTATTTTATTTTACGATCACTCTTCTCGCATTGCATTTATTTGTATTATTTACATCCAACAAAAACAATCAGCCTCACCCGTATTTAGGATATATTTTTTACATTCATCAGCAGTGTCATTTCAACAAATCAAAAATTTAAACAAAATAAAATCTCATGCCCAACTGCCTCTCCTGCAAAAACCTCCACGTTTCCTTCTACACCGACGACGGAATAGGCCGCGCCGTGTGCGGACTGTCGTTTGACGTTGGGGAAAAAAAGACGCTCGGCATCGTGGGCGAATCGGGATGCGGCAAGAGCGTCACGGCCCTTTCGGTGATGCGGCTGGTGCCGGCGCCGCCGGGCCGGATCGAAAAGGGCGAGATGGAATTCGGCGGCAGGGACATCCTGCGTCTTTCCGAAAACGAGATGCGCGGCCTGCGGGGCAACAAAATTTCCATGATTTTCCAGGACCCCATGACCTCGCTCAACCCGGTGTTTACGTGCGGGTACCAGATCCGCGAGGCGATAGTGTTCCATAAAAACATGGGCGCCAAGGCGGCCGACGGCCTGGTGAAGGAAATGCTTGACAAAGTAGGAATACCCCGTCCGGCCGAGGCCGCGGCGAGCTATCCGCACCAACTCTCGGGCGGCATGCGCCAGCGCGTGATGATCGCCATGGCGCTTTCGTGCGGGCCGCAGTTGCTCATCGCGGACGAGCCCACCACGGCGCTCGATGTGACCGTGCAGGCGCGCATCCTCGACCTGCTGCTGTCGCTGCAGCAGACGCTCGCCATGAGCATGATCATGATCACCCACGACCTGGGCGTGGTGGCGGAAATCGCGCACGACGTGCTCGTGATGTACGCGGGCGAGGCCATGGAATACACCGGCGCGGCCGCGCTGTTTGAGCGGCCGCTCCATCCCTACACCAAGGGGCTGCTCGCCACGCTGCCGCTTCTTGACAAAAAGCAAAACCGGCTCAGGGTGATCCCGGGCGAGGTGCCCAGCCCGCTTTCGATCCCCGGCGGCTGCCCGTTCCACCCGCGTTGCGAGTTCCGCATGGACCGGTGTTCACGGGAGCACCCCGAACTGTATCGGCCCGAGCCCGGCCACCAAGTGAGGTGTTTTCTTTATGCCTGACGCAGCAGTAAAAAACACCGTTGCCGTGGGCCTTGACGGACTCAGGGTGTATTTCCCCGTCACGAAAGGCATTCTCGGCAGGGTGGCGGGCTGGGTCAAAGCGGTTGACGGCGTGAGCTTTTCCATCTACCGCGGCGAAGTGTTCGCGCTCGTGGGCGAGAGCGGGTGCGGCAAGACCACCATTGCGCACGCCATACTCGGGCTTGTCAAGAAGACGGGCGGCACCATCACCATCGGCGTGGGACCGTGGAAAGACGCGCCCAAAAACTGGGATGAGCTTGACAAAGAGAGCATCCGCGGCCTGCGGCGGAGCGTGCAGGTGATCTTCCAGGACCCGTATTCGTCGCTCAACCCGCGCATGACCGTCCGCGCCATCCTCGAGGAGCCGCTCATCATCCACAAGATGGGAAGCGCGAAGGAGCGGCGCGGCCGCGTTCTGGAGCTCCTTGACATTGTGGGACTGTCGCGGGACTTTCTCAACCGGTACCCGCACGAGTTCTCGGGCGGCCAGCGCCAGCGCATCGGCGTGGCGCGTGCACTTGCGTGCGGCCCTGACATCATCATCGCCGACGAGCCGGTGAGCGCGCTGGACGTGTCGATCCGCGCGCAGATCATCAATCTGCTGCAGGACCTGCAGGAAAAGTACCGTCAGACCCTGCTGTTCATTTCGCACGACCTGGCCGTGGTGCGACACATGGCAGACCGGATCGCGGTCATGTACGGCGGCCGCATTATGGAGATGGGCACCGGAGACCAGATCTTCTCAGACCCGCGCCATCCCTACACCCGCATGCTCCTGGCCAGCATCCCGGTCGCGGGAAAGGGACGCCTTAACAAACAGGAAGGCCGCGAGGAGGAAAAGGCCGGCGCATGGGGCGGAAAGGGGTGTCCGTTTTATCCGCGCTGTGGAAAGGCGGGGGAGGAGTGCCTTGTGGGAGACAGTGGTTTGAAGGATATCGGCGAAGGGCATCTGGTGGCTTGCATTAGTCAAGGCAAATAAAACAAGTATTAAATCTGGGCGCCCCGCCGAAGACGGCGGCGGCCCTCCTTCCGGGCTCGGCCTTCGGCCTCGTTGCCGGACCGCCCGAAGTCGCCTGCGGCGAAGGGTCGGCCGGCAATTCGCTTTAGCTCACCCTGCAGTCCGGCCTGGCGCGGCGGCAGGCACGCGTTAGTGACCCCGGAACAATGGCGCCGTCGAGCTGTAATTTATCAAATAAGGGAGCAAACAATACCTATCATGTCATCCCCCGACCCCGGTCGGGGACCCATTTTCCTAAGATATATCATCATGAACCTGATCCTTCTTTATCAATCAGATTTTACCGATACATCGCTGGTTGAATTAAAAGGCCGGAGATTAAAGCACATGCTTGAGGTGCACCGGGCAAAACCGGCAGACACGCTGCGCGTGGGATTGCTTAACGGGAAAGTGGGGACGGGAACGGTTGAATCAATTGATTTAAAATCCTGTAGAATGGAAGTCGTGCTTGATCAGAATCCTCCGCCGCCATTGCCGCTCACGCTTCTGCTCGCCCTTCCCCGGCCAAAGGTGCTCAGAAGAATCGTCGAGGCCGTCGCCTCGTTCGGCGTCAAGCACCTTTACATAATAGAAACATGGCGGGTTGAAAAGAGCTTTTGGAAAAGCCCGTTGATAAAAAAGGAAAGCCTCGAAGACCACTGTGTGCTGGGCCTTGAGCAAGCTTGCGATACGGTGATGCCCGAGATTGAATTCAGGCGGCGGTTCAAGCCGTTTGTCGAGGATGAGGCGCCCGAAATAATCAAAAACACCCGCGCGCTTGTGGCGCACCCTGTCGCGGAGCAGAATTGTCCTTATCATGTCAAGGAGCCGATAACGCTGGCGGTCGGCCCTGAAGGCGGTTTCATTCCGTATGAAATTGAGCTGTTGAAGAAGCAGGGATTTGAGGACGTCAATTTTGGGAAAAGGATTTTACGGACAGAATGGTTTGTTCCGGCAGTGGTAGGAAGGCTGTTCTGAGGAAGCTCGGTTGGCGGTTCTATCGGGGGTAGAGGTTAATGAAATAACGATAACGTTGAGCCGCTGGTGTAATGCGCCGTAAAATCCTTTGTTTTAGGTTCCCGTTCGTACTTTGAGCCTTCTGAGGAATTGAAGAAAGCATAAGCACGCGCATAGCCAGTCGGTGCTTGAACGACATGTTATGCATGGTTTTTGGGGTGTCTTCAATTCTTTTTTAAGTATACATAAAGACTAATTCCCATTTCTTTGATTTCGTATTCTTTAAATAATGTTTGCAAAATTAATTTGTTAAAACTATCCTTATTATAAGCTGCATTTTTAAGAAAAGATTTAAAAGCAAATTGCATAAATAATTGGTCAAATCCTTTTAAATTCATTTCCTTTATTGATTTGTCAAGTTGCTCTGAAGATGCGCCTTTATTCATATCAATTATTAAAGCTGCTCCGCCACTTTTTAAAACCCTGTACATTTCGCTTAATGCTTTGACTGGTTCCTTAAAATTCTTAAATGCAGCAGTACAGATAATAAAATTAAACATGCAATCAGGATAAGGCATTTTAGAAACATTACCTTGCTGAAAATTTATGATAACGCCGTGTTCTTTTGCATTCTTAAGGGCAATGTTGACGAAATCGTTACTAATGTCCAAGCCGTAATTATTGTATGTGCCTAGTTTTGAAAGCTCAATGGATAAATAGCCAGGACCTGGTGCTACTTCTAGAATTGAATCGCCGCTTTTAGCACATTTTGCCACTTCTTTTGCGTAAGACCTCATTTCCTCAAGTCTGTGTGTTCGAGAATTGTTATCATACCATTTTGCCATAAAACCGTTGATACCAAGGTCGTGAAAACGGCGGAAAAAACTCATCATAGAATCACCCTCTTATCTTACTGCGTTAAGAACGTGGAAATTGTTTTTTAATATTTACGATCGTGCTAATATGCCGGGCCTTGTGCTGAGCCCGTCGAAGCATACGACCGCATTTTCATTCTGCAAACCACCAATCTTGTATGAAGAACCGAGCGACCGCGAACCAAGGGTGTTTGCAAATGCGAAGGTCATGATTTAGCGCCTTGTTAGGCCTGCTCTTATTCTTACTTTTCCTTAACCGTATTCCCAACTATTAATTTGGACCCTGAATTTGCAAGAAGCCAAGCTGTAATTGCTAATATATTTATCTTTTGAATCAACCCAAATACATGTACGCTTTTGTTGTTAAAAAGCAATAAAATCAGCCCCAACAATGAAATCGTTAAAAGCGAAGTTATCAGTGAATACGTTTTGAAAGTACCAGATTCTATCTTTCTGGCAATTAGAAATACGGCAATTGGAAAACATGTAAATTCGGATAAGGCAGCCCAAACATGTATTTGACCACCAATAGTAACGGTTTCGCCTATATCCATTTTCATTAACCCAATAATTATAACACTTATTCCAGCCAAAATTAATAACAAAGACCCAATCCGGGCTAATCCTACATTTAGCCCGATTAATATTTCACATATTCCAATTGCAATTAGTCCGATAGTAAGTACCATTAAGAATTCACCTACTGCAAATCTGCTTAATGGCTCTGACAGGAAACTTAGTTCTGGCCTAAGAAAATGAATAATGATTGACGCAACCAAGAAGTAAAGAGCACAAGCGAAAGCGATTACCATTTTGATATTGATCTTCTGCATTTTCTTCTTCTCCAGGTCTAACGCCCGCGATAAGCCGCGAGCTGCAGTGGAACTATTCCTAAAAACAAGCACTGCAGCTCGTCGGTCTTTATTGCGTTGTTGTGCCTGCCTTTTCTTCCATTTCATTTCTTGGTTCAGATACCTTCATGGCCAATATGATATCACTCGTTATGCCAAATGCTACTATCGGAATCGCAGAAATATATACAGATAACATGACCTATACCAAATCATCAAATTTATCATTGCTTGAAATTGGCGTGTTGTCTTGAGATACCTTTTCCAAATCTCTCTTGTTTCGTTGCTTGACTAAATATCGAGTTATCCAAAAACAAATGCCA contains these protein-coding regions:
- a CDS encoding class I SAM-dependent methyltransferase, which encodes MMSFFRRFHDLGINGFMAKWYDNNSRTHRLEEMRSYAKEVAKCAKSGDSILEVAPGPGYLSIELSKLGTYNNYGLDISNDFVNIALKNAKEHGVIINFQQGNVSKMPYPDCMFNFIICTAAFKNFKEPVKALSEMYRVLKSGGAALIIDMNKGASSEQLDKSIKEMNLKGFDQLFMQFAFKSFLKNAAYNKDSFNKLILQTLFKEYEIKEMGISLYVYLKKN
- a CDS encoding DUF998 domain-containing protein — its product is MKWKKRQAQQRNKDRRAAVLVFRNSSTAARGLSRALDLEKKKMQKINIKMVIAFACALYFLVASIIIHFLRPELSFLSEPLSRFAVGEFLMVLTIGLIAIGICEILIGLNVGLARIGSLLLILAGISVIIIGLMKMDIGETVTIGGQIHVWAALSEFTCFPIAVFLIARKIESGTFKTYSLITSLLTISLLGLILLLFNNKSVHVFGLIQKINILAITAWLLANSGSKLIVGNTVKEK
- a CDS encoding ABC transporter ATP-binding protein, with the translated sequence MPNCLSCKNLHVSFYTDDGIGRAVCGLSFDVGEKKTLGIVGESGCGKSVTALSVMRLVPAPPGRIEKGEMEFGGRDILRLSENEMRGLRGNKISMIFQDPMTSLNPVFTCGYQIREAIVFHKNMGAKAADGLVKEMLDKVGIPRPAEAAASYPHQLSGGMRQRVMIAMALSCGPQLLIADEPTTALDVTVQARILDLLLSLQQTLAMSMIMITHDLGVVAEIAHDVLVMYAGEAMEYTGAAALFERPLHPYTKGLLATLPLLDKKQNRLRVIPGEVPSPLSIPGGCPFHPRCEFRMDRCSREHPELYRPEPGHQVRCFLYA
- a CDS encoding 16S rRNA (uracil(1498)-N(3))-methyltransferase — encoded protein: MNLILLYQSDFTDTSLVELKGRRLKHMLEVHRAKPADTLRVGLLNGKVGTGTVESIDLKSCRMEVVLDQNPPPPLPLTLLLALPRPKVLRRIVEAVASFGVKHLYIIETWRVEKSFWKSPLIKKESLEDHCVLGLEQACDTVMPEIEFRRRFKPFVEDEAPEIIKNTRALVAHPVAEQNCPYHVKEPITLAVGPEGGFIPYEIELLKKQGFEDVNFGKRILRTEWFVPAVVGRLF
- a CDS encoding DUF5683 domain-containing protein — encoded protein: MIQRKTGFLLVAVAAALFASQSYSQDTAKAASGNSAVPPAASARQGAASAPAENKTAPKDTAAKTAAPQTAAAAAKDTAQKAATPAKPAATLQKKKTVQEDIMSEDEEMLIPEKGVSQPVKNAQPAKTDTAKVAVQTAADTAKPAAATAAKQAVSRDTARTAAAPAAADTSARATPAPAAAAQPPAAPAKTIRIEEARPINFAKNLKEYRSPKLAMLLSLCIPGLGQAYIKDYWRAGVYVVAEAAVIGVSVLYSSKGKDKYNQATAFANGRFSGDKMKTYYNDLKNFLISDGVLDSGGIQTALDNISGDGLVSFMHACSTKTQDFYRDIQDKAYTQGWNDCQPTLAEIQNYATPGGQLQDQPNYLYKYYRNNDSLGLSYYITIKNKDNGATIADGDMQYGYSADQRTYRTLMSQSNDNYKTATTVLFLLLINHVVSAVDALISANVYNADLLGKQTFWHHIDLQTGVAGRDMLIAPGITMNFRF
- a CDS encoding oligopeptide/dipeptide ABC transporter ATP-binding protein, whose amino-acid sequence is MPDAAVKNTVAVGLDGLRVYFPVTKGILGRVAGWVKAVDGVSFSIYRGEVFALVGESGCGKTTIAHAILGLVKKTGGTITIGVGPWKDAPKNWDELDKESIRGLRRSVQVIFQDPYSSLNPRMTVRAILEEPLIIHKMGSAKERRGRVLELLDIVGLSRDFLNRYPHEFSGGQRQRIGVARALACGPDIIIADEPVSALDVSIRAQIINLLQDLQEKYRQTLLFISHDLAVVRHMADRIAVMYGGRIMEMGTGDQIFSDPRHPYTRMLLASIPVAGKGRLNKQEGREEEKAGAWGGKGCPFYPRCGKAGEECLVGDSGLKDIGEGHLVACISQGK